From one Misgurnus anguillicaudatus chromosome 2, ASM2758022v2, whole genome shotgun sequence genomic stretch:
- the plppr3a gene encoding phospholipid phosphatase-related protein type 3a has product MNFQHQRERDYTRPNPKMMSPKDKPKKKPPKDSITLLPCFYFVELPIVASSMISLYFLELTDVLQPAKVGFRCHDRTLSMPYVETGDELIPLLMLLSLAFAGPAASIMLGEALMYCMQSKLKIPSGSEGSINAGGCNFNSFLRRTVRFVGVHVFGLCATALVTDVIQLATGYHAPFFLTVCKPNYTLPGVACDKNPYITQDICSGRDQYAILSARKTFPSQHATLSGFAAVYISMYFNATISDSTKLLKPVLVFAFAIAAALASLTQITQYRSHPIDVYVGFVIGAGIAVYLALYAVGNFGSNEETSPKPLKQTHQPTQKDPLRELTQRGHDSVYQKGHASESNDELSAPPHVAGLNRKVRREKASMGSLKRASADVELLAPRSPMGKETMVTFSNTLPRANTNAMEEPAQRHMTFHVPMDSQRSKQLVSEWKQKSMEMRSLSLRDDEEEEAAAAEGVDGIEGEGNDELGMQTSLYPTVQANRGATATTAGGSTRVIIPQRPGAPQLVHIPEEATRPPPVSPKSAITRAKWLSMTEKGGPVPAATPELPRLPNQPRVMQVIAMSKQHGPVTVTTPKSSETASSCGTSSTGSESPYYRIPSDRDSASIVTVDAHAPHHPVVRLSSGNGNTWDWRSTTGAKTEVQETSRTLPRQEYRPIKTESLCSSSTEHDTGILPPPPHPDLLLDGSLSLDSSLHRNSSVSAKDWDPGQPHPEPDHFFKNLQTNRPFKE; this is encoded by the exons CTGCCAATAGTTGCATCCTCCATGATCTCCCTTTATTTCTTGGAGCTGACAGACGTTTTGCAGCCAGCCAAAGTAGGTTTCCGTTGCCATGATCGCACACTGAGCATGCCCTATGTGGAAACAGGAGACGAGCTCATTCCTCTGCTCATGCTGCTCAGCCTGGCCTTTGCTGGCCCTGCAGCGTCT ATCATGCTCGGGGAGGCCTTAATGTACTGCATGCAGTCCAAATTGAAGATTCCCTCTGGTTCTGAAGGGAGTATAAACGCAGGAGGTTGTAATTTCAACTCATTCTTACGCAGGACGGTCCGTTTTGTGG GTGTTCATGTGTTCGGGCTATGTGCCACCGCACTGGTGACTGATGTTATCCAGCTGGCCACTGGCTATCATGCACCCTTCTTCCTAACCGTCTGCAAACCCAACTACACCCTGCCCGGTGTGGCCTGTGATAAAAACCCATACATAACCCAGGACATCTGCTCTGGCCGGGACCAGTATGCTATTTTGTCAGCCAG GAAAACTTTTCCTTCACAGCATGCCACTTTGTCAGGCTTTGCAGCCGTCTACATATCC ATGTACTTCAACGCCACAATCTCAGACAGCACCAAGCTGTTGAAGCCCGTGCTGGTGTTTGCATTTGCCATAGCAGCAGCCCTGGCCAGCTTGACCCAGATCACCCAGTATCGAAGCCATCCCATCGACGTCTACGTGGGTTTCGTGATTGGAGCTGGCATTGCTGTTTATCTA GCATTATACGCAGTAGGGAACTTTGGATCAAATGAAGAGACCTCCCCCAAACCATTAAAGCAGACCCATCAACCAACACAAAAAGATCCTCTGAGAGAACTGACACAGCGTGGCCATGACTCGGTGTACCAGAAGGGTCATGCTTCTGAGAGCAATGACGAACTGTCCGCCCCGCCGCATGTTGCCGGCCTGAACCGTAAGGTGCGTCGAGAGAAGGCCTCTATGGGCAGCCTAAAGAGAGCCAGTGCAGACGTTGAGCTCCTGGCTCCTCGCAGTCCAATGGGAAAGGAGACCATGGTGACTTTCAGTAACACTCTGCCCCGTGCCAATACCAATGCTATGGAGGAACCTGCTCAACGTCACATGACCTTCCATGTGCCAATGGACTCTCAGCGCTCTAAACAGCTGGTGTCTGAATGGAAACAGAAGTCTATGGAGATGCGCAGTCTTAGCCTgagggacgatgaggaggagGAGGCGGCCGCTGCGGAGGGAGTTGATGGAATTGAGGGGGAAGGTAACGACGAGCTGGGCATGCAGACCTCTCTTTATCCTACGGTGCAGGCCAACAGGGGAGCAACAGCGACGACGGCAGGAGGGAGCACCAGGGTGATAATCCCTCAGAGGCCTGGTGCACCACAGTTAGTTCACATCCCTGAAGAAGCCACTCGACCTCCACCAGTGTCACCTAAAAGTGCCATAACGCGTGCAAAGTGGCTTTCTATGACAGAGAAAGGAGGTCCGGTACCAGCTGCCACTCCGGAACTGCCACGTCTGCCCAACCAGCCGCGGGTTATGCAGGTCATTGCCATGTCAAAGCAACACGGTCCGGTTACTGTTACCACACCCAAGTCTTCTGAGACCGCCTCATCTTGTGGCACTTCCAGCACAGGATCAGAGTCTCCCTACTACCGTATCCCCTCTGACCGAGACAGCGCCAGCATTGTTACGGTAGACGCTCACGCCCCTCACCACCCAGTAGTGCGTCTTTCTTCAGGCAACGGGAACACATGGGATTGGAGGAGCACCACTGGTGCCAAAACTGAGGTTCAGGAGACCAGCCGAACACTGCCCAGGCAGGAGTATCGTCCAATCAAAACAGAGTCCCTGTGCTCTTCCTCCACCGAGCATGATACGGGGATCCTGCCTCCCCCACCACACCCCGACTTGCTCTTGGACGGCAGTCTCAGCCTAGATTCGTCCCTCCACCGCAACTCCTCCGTCTCAGCTAAAGACTGGGACCCTGGACAGCCTCATCCAGAACCAGACCACTTTTTTAAGAACTTGCAAACAAACAGACCATTTAAAGAATAA